GTGTGTGTTGATGCAGGTAGTCATTGTGGTTATTGTCATTATAGTTGGTGCTTTTGAAGTTGATGTTTCAAACTGGACTCCATTTGCTCCAAATGGTTACAAGGCAGTTTTCACAGGAGCAACAGTTGTATTTTTCGCATATGTGGGATTTGATGCAGTTGCCAATTCAGCTGAAGAATCTAAAAGGCCACAGGTATGTCTTcggataaaaatttaaatgcttTTTGGCATGAATATGCTGATTGCTGcatatgttattttttgttgGAATGTTTCTTACTATGTACTTGCTCTATTTTTCAAATAGTTATCACaaattttttaatgtaaaatttCAGAGGGACTTACCATTAGGCATAATCGGAAGCCTTCTCATTTGCATTGTATTATACATTGGTGTTTGCTTAGTGCTTACTGGGATGGTCCCTTACTATTCTCTCGGAGCAGATGCTCCCCTGGCTGAGGCTTTCACATCCAAGGGTTTAAAGTATGTTTCCGTGTTGATCAGTGTTGGTGCTGTGGCCGGACTTACTACAACCCTTCTGGTTGGTCTCTATGTCCAGGTAAATTGCCTTTAGTGTTCAAATGTTTGCATTAGAAATATGTCTCGAGATAATTGATTGAAATTGTGTGCAGTCTCGATTATATCTTGGTCTGGGAAGGGATGGTTTACTACCTCCGGTATTCGCCAAAGTACATCCAACACACCACACACCAATTCATTCTCAAGTCTGGGTTGGTATTGTTGCTATAATCTTGGCAGGACTTTTTGATGTACAGGTGCTCTCCCACATCCTTTCTGTTGGCACACTGGTATGTCAACTTCTAACTCTTTAAAAGCTTGGTACACAGGAATTTTTGCATTGTGAAAATGAATGGTTCTATTAGATTGACGCAAGTATAGGATGAATTTGGTTGATTTCTGATTTTACAGATAGTACTGTATCCTAGTACCttctaatatataataatgtttCTATGAGCTTGAGTGTTAGTATTAGTCAAACAAGACGAATTTGTCTTAGTTTTGATTATTCTACTCAATTTAGGCATTTTCCACAGTTGTAAGTTTGATGCTCACATTACAGCCCTGTTTGTTTTAGACAGGCTATTCTGTTGTGTCAGCATGTGTGATAACCTTACGGTGGACAGATAAGCCTGCAAGCCAAGCTTCTGCAAGGTGGCAGCCTAATAGAATGGAAGGTATTTTGTGCCTTGTACTAATTTCATGTTGTGGTTTCGCTGCTGGACTCTTCTACCGATTTAGCGCTGCATTGCCTTTTCCGATCATTGCCATATTCATTGCGGTCCTTGCTATAACAGGCCTCTTTTTTCGTCAagtaagtaaatatcaaaatttatatgcaATTGTTTATGGGAGGTTGTAGGAGCATCTTCAAGAGACTTTGAGTCCTTTCTCTGATTAAgatctaattattttttattcttagTAACTTGGTACATATATGCATCATCTCAAAGACTCAAACAATacttcttttttaaattttttcaaaccGAAGTACTTTCTATCAATTAAGTGAAGAGGGAAGaaagtttttttaatattttattgtatagAATGACTTGGGAGTGGGAGGAGGCTCCTCAAGAATGAGAGGCTTGGGAGGAAGGATCCTAAAAATTCGAGAAGCTACTAGAgcaactttttatttattaattttctctCAAATTTTAACTTAAGTGCTTATATAGAGAGTCGCTAAAGGATGTTATAAACAAGATTATAAAGGTGGATGTTATGATCTTATTTATCAGACTGCATGCATAAAAATCAGGTGTATTAACTTTGGATTTTtaaataatccattaaaatatttaatctgtATTTTAGATAGTCCTTGAAAACACGGGGGTAATCAAtcaagatttttaaattatccTTCAAAATCCGGTGATACTCAATTAAGATAACATATAATCCCTTAAAATCTGTTGGTATTCGAGATCAAATGGtttttttttaggattttatagAATGATAATCTCAATGGATTTCATGGTGTTTTTAAACTTCTTGAAATCCGGCTAAAATCTATGTGATTTATAAGGATTTGTCAAAAATTCGTTTTAAAAATCAGTGAGATTTACATTTTACATTAACTTTGTCAGACTCTGCGTACATTTAAAATCGAGAGATTATTATAAGTCCATTAAAATCCTTTAAAATATGATTGATTACACCCACCCTAAGAAAAATATGGATCTGTATGCGAAGTAGATTGACTGGTGTATATGGTGTGAGTGTTTAAATTTCCCTCTTAAGTTCCCATTTCAATCTCAGCCTCTAGCTCTTGGCTCATGTTCATATGCTCATAATGGTTTTATTTTGACATGTTCGCCAACATTGATATAATGATTCTGTTGGATATATGTTTTCATATTGTATCATCATTATGTGTTATGGATGACATGTCTAGCCTAATTTTAAGTTGATTCTGTTACTTGCCCTAAATCTGACATAGTACAGCTTATTGTCTTTGTAATATATCATTATATCATCTCTCCTGCAGGCATATACAGATCCTCCTGGGTTCTCTTGTCCCTGGGTTCCGGTTGTCCCTGCTCTTTCCATTTTATTCAATATGTTCCTCTTTGCTCAGGTTTGCATTTACTGATTTTAAGATCCTTTAGTCAACAAGCATGATATTACCGAAGATAAACTACCTAAGAAAAATAGCATGTCCTGTGAAAATTGAAGTCACGTGGATTGGCATATTGAATCTAATTATTAAATCCATTGCAGTTGCATTATGAAGCCTATCTGAGATTCGTCATCCTCAGCACTATTGCAATTTTCATTTATGCACTTTATGGGCAATATCATGCGAATCCTTCAAGTGAGAAAACCATCTATCACAGGGCACCCACGGATGATGTTCAATAGTCTTCTGCGGCGTTAGTGCACTACCAGCATTCTGAAATGCATTCTGCCGTGCCTTACCTGTTGTAATATACCTCATGTATACCAAGGGTTTTACTGCATTATGAAGTATGAGCATTTAGTCCCTGAGCTTAGAACCCCATTACTTATTGTATTACCATGTAAACAATGTCAATATAATTATGTACAATTAGCTTGGTATGTATACAAAACAACTGTTTGCTCGAAGAAGCTAGTCCTTGTAGCATTCTCTTATACTGAATATATGGAACTGAAGATTTAGACAATTGTCTCTGGCTGTAAGCTGAAAACCTATATTATCTTTTCAcactttttattttgttatctaAGAATATGGAACTGAAGATCAAACATGTTGCTTCTTGCATGTTTAGCATTATTGCAGATTTGGCCGTGCTCTATATGAGCAAAATCATGCAAGCCCCTCAAATTCGAGGCAGCTGTTTATGGGAGCTCATTTATCTTCTTTGGTGTTGCCAGCAATTTGAAATCCACATTGCTGTGCCTCATCTTCTGCTATATATCATGCTGATACCAGGGATCTAATGCGCTCTTTTGTCTTTTGTCAAGTAGTGTGCTAAAACCCCCATTTGAACATTGTATAGCATTACGACGATATAAATGCTGATGTAGAATTGTAGACAATCGCTGGACACAAGCAGGAACTCAGAAATTTTGCAATCTGAACCTTAGACAAATTGTTGTGCGTTGCGAGCAGAAACGGTCACCTTGTGTTGTCTGTTTACAGAAATGAGATAAACATGGGCATGACATATACTCCCCACTGATTAGTTAAACTTTTATAACGCCAATTTGTGTTAAATGAGTGACAATTCCTGTTTTCCCTTTGATTTGTTATTTATGCCAGCATAAATATACAATCTGAATTTCTACTGCAAGTTCATAGGCATGTAATAATTTACCTTTCTCAGTGATTCAATTAATTAAGTTTCGGTAAAATAATTTGTTACTGTAGTTCTACCTTCATCACTACtttctataaaaatataaatcaaacatCAAGTCGTTGTAGTATAGTGGTAAGTATTCCCGCCTGTCACGCGGGTGACCCGGGTTcgatccccggcagcggcgttATTTTTGAGCATTTCAGGAAAAATATAGTGTAAGCAGAATCAACCTTGGTCTGTTTCGCACACAGTCAAACACcgtataataatatcaatataacTTTTTATATACAATACAACTCAATTTGCCGTCTTGCTTCACAACAGGACTCCCTCCAGCAATAGCTTACATGTTCAATTTCAGTGCCAATTTTGTGCTTCTGAAATATTTTTCGAGCAAGTAGTATTCCTTCCCATACCCAATGAAAACGAGAAAGGCCAAGAAACTAACAATTTAGTAAAGGAAAATAGGAGTAAACTTCCTCCTGTATCTTAGATAGAAGATGTAGGTTATTATTCAGCAGACTTGTAAGTCGAATCTGACACTGCTTTGCTGATCATTTCCGATTGAGCTTTGAAGCTTCTTCCTCCAAAATTTATGGCCATGAATACGAAGCCATGTACAAGAAAGCCTGGCTATAGCTGCCTGGCTGGTAAGTTGAACCCTACACGCCACACTCAGCTCAGTCAACTTATTATATACTACATTTGAATTGAGGCTCAATTCGTATCCTTCGATGTCTGATTTTGATACCAGCACCATACAGCTATCATCAAAAGCTTCAAAGTTTGTTTTCTCCGAGCAACTTAATGTAGTATCCGTCGAACTTGTGCAAATATATCTTTCCTTCCAGCGTTGATAATAGTCCTGAACAGCCTGCAAAGTTATTGTGAGAAAACATGAGGAAGTCAGCTTAAGAGCACTAAATGTTTTGGCACGATCTTCAACATTTCAGTGGGTACAAGTTGAATTATATTGTGTCCGACAGATGGGAATTCTTGCACGTAAACTGCATTAGTATGTGGAAGCATTCCGCACCAACGAAGTCAAAAACTAAGGTTAACCTTAAAAGAAATTTACAAAGCAAACGAAATATGAAACTGTTTTACTCATTTAAGTGACAAATTGTTACATCCTAATCTAGTTTCAACAAATCCTTGGCTTGGTAAGTCCCACACACATGAGAGCAGGAAGTAGTAACCTTACcacaattatttgaaaataaaacagAAAGATAGCATACTGCACTAATATGATCCGATAACGAAAACCTATAATGGCATAAAGTAAGTTGACATAATCACGaaagatcataaatatgactTGTACTGAAACACTCTATCGTACCTGCCACTGAGAAGAGGCCAAACGTACCCTTGGTCTAATGGACCTCACATATTCGTAGGCAACAGTTGGTGTCATTTGCTTGTGTTCCACCTGCGTTCAAAGGGGGAGGCATCACAATAGTTTCTAAGATGTGAATGAATACTTATTAGGAGTCCTCGGACACATACCAGGTAACATAGAACAACAGTTGTACTACGACCACGACCAGCCTTACAGTGAACATATGTAGTTTTACCACGAGATGCATTATCTATATAAATTCAAGACCCAAATTCCAGAGGTTAAAAACATTCAAATTTATAGTTATAGCCTACCTAAACAATATTATAACAGATCCCTGACGAGTTTTATGTGGGAAATTGGATAaaaagaagtgaaaaactgCACGTCAGAGATGAAACACAGATATGAGACACCAAACCACAAGAATTCATATGAGTATAAAACATCATTTTCAAGAATACCTTGGCTTTGATCCTAGTATCTAAACGAGCATAATCAGTTTCATGACTAATGATATATGCTTTCAAACATAAAAGCAACTAGTGACACAATCAGTTCACTAGTGATGAAGAAACTACAGTAACTAACGTACTTCTGGAAATATTTATTCCATGGAAGAAAGGATCATCGAGGAAAGCTTACTATGGATGAAATCAACAGCCTGGCGTATATCACCGTAGCATGGAGCAAAAAGATAATCTCTTGTAGGAATCACCAAATGGTTAATACCATGAGCCTACAGATGAAATATCAATACAAAACTTTTAATTCCCgacaaaaaaattgcaaaacagAGCAAGACATGTTTATGCATTAAAGTTGCATTCAAAGAGACTCCTGGCTTAAGTGCACCAATTATGCTGTAACAAAGAAATCAGAGATGAATAAATGGAAAGCCGTAATAGACTTTTTGTATTAAGCCAGCCTACAATGCTAGCACAATCCTTAaaagattttaatatttagtcATGTAGACCTATCGAAGAACTTGTACAGGTTTGAGATGAAGATTTACCAATATGACAAACTTATTATAAGTCATTTTTAGCTCCCACTAAATAGAAGAACATATATGGCGTGAACAAAACAAAGGGTCTAACACATAATTACATCATATAAAGATGTTGAGACCAGGGTTTCATATGGTTCATTCAGTGTGACCACTCCATGCACACCAAGTTCCTTTAAGCGTTGAACATCAGCTGGGAATGGCACAGCACCTAACAATATAAACTGATGACAAGAAAAGAGGCAGTGAgcgcataatatatttttaatcaacatAAAAGTTTATATGCAGTGCCATAAGATCGGAATGATATGATCAAATCATATGTAGAATTGCAATTCTGCATTGCAGGTATAGGTATAAAATTAATCCAAACTTAAATAAGAAAGCACATTATTTGTAAAACAAGTGAAATAATAAATGTATATCATCTAATTGCTTGAAAACGAGACTAAGTGGCATTATACAAATCATGAAACCATGTAAGGGAAAGACCACACACAATACATTGAGAGATTAAAGGTTTTCTCCCAAACGAATCATTTCAAAAATAACCAACCCCCGTGTACTGGCATGAAGCATCCTTAAGGCGCAAGAGCTGTGATAGTAGTCACCAAGGTTAATGAGGCGATTATCAGCATAAATTATGTGAAGTTATGTACTCAATTTAGAGCAAATGATAACGATAACACTACAATAAGTATGCTAACTAAAACATCCAAGAACAAAAAAGTAGAATCAACCATAGACAGATAATTGTACATGCTACTAGTACTAGTAGTACTTGAAATAATTTTGTTCAAATATTGTGCATTTTTGtctcctttttttcttttttatataaaaaaagactTATCGCGGAGAAAAACTTCATAGTTACGTAataatatttttgcatcatgTATTTAACAGGCGTTTTAAAGAATAAGTCACTTATTTCCGGAAAAAATAAGTAGTATTTACGTAACAAACAAGTTACTTATTTTTGCAAAATAAGGTAAGCCAAGCACGGTCATTACCGATACACGGAATTCTTTTTATACCTCATCAACTCGATCCCACCACCGGAACTGGGGCTGAATCTTGTTCCTAACAACATTATACAGCAAAGTAGGATAGAACAGAGCACGAGCACCTGCTCCTACCAAAGCCCTCTTGCTGTTCAAAACAACACAAGACTCATCGCCACCAGAATCATTCAATTCCAGTATATACATTTGAAATCTTTACAAGAATCAAACACAAATCCGATAAAAGTTGAAGCAAATTGAGAGAAGCTTGTATTGATAGAAGAAATTGAGTGGTGATTAAATGAAAAAGTGGATTGTTACAGAAATGAGGTTGTTGGTGTAGAGTGAGAGAAGCAAGCAAGCAAAGGAGTCTTTATGATTCTCTCTCCACCTTTCGTTTTCTCTCAACAAACATAACTGATGACTGTTGGAAATACCATGCTTTATTGGTCCTGGTCCTTGGCATATGATGAGCTGGGGCCTGTTAAATAATACGAATTTTCTATATTGTGCCCAAGgacacacaatagtcactaacatcgatgagaatactagtttttgattggtggatgaataataaatgtaaatgatcccctgcattcacatcaattccaacaatcaaaacaagccattttcatgaaaattggtgcttattgtgtgcccttgggcacacattagaaagaccgtaaATAATATACTAGTCCTGGatcgttggatgcatatccagcgaccaggattataacaaaattttaagatgTCTTAGACGGAGAAAATCCGTCTAGCGCTTTTGTCTAGACGGATTTTTAGCATCTAGCGGTTAAAACCGCCAaacatcttaaaaatatattataattttggcTGAATATTCATCCAACAGCCAGAAAACTGTATATTATTTAACCCCTCCCAATACAGAACCCTTTACTTAAATTTCACAGTGCGGAAAAACTAAGAGTTGTAGAATGTAGGGTAACTGCAGGCCCGGCTAATCATTCTCgcatattttcatataaatttattttgttataaaccataactaataaattatataaaagtaacattatttatatcaatttaaaaatcaataaaaacaatgttatattgaatatattattcttacaaataagtaatattatattgtatatgtgattgtttacgttatttaatataaagttaatttacaaataaatattaaattataaattgtaaAAGAAAACTACGTAAGTTTAATTTTAATGGTTATGCACATTAAAttcttattgaatatttatataaattttcatataaaagttaaaggatttgaagataaatagataatttatttaatcaatttaaatactatatataatatatatactattttattaaatttggacTCCTTAAAATTTGAGACTCTGTGCAAATGCTCCAGTTGCACATGTTAATAGCCGGCTCTAGCTCTGGTAActgtatgttttatttttctaccGAAATAACTGTGGGATATTTGAAGTACATTAAAagcaaaaattatattttatatttatataaaacatttacacaaatacaagattttaaaacatttccACAAATACGAGATTTTGTTCCGCATTCCCCATCTTCATCTTCCGCTGTCTTCTTTCACTCTCTTGTCACTATTCTCCCTATCTTTTCCTGTCgcactctctctctcacaccGTCGATTGTAAAAAGTCATCGTCATCACCACCGTCGATCGTAAAAAGCCATCGGTGAACCCATACTCAATTGTAACTCGTACCGAGTCAACTCACTACAGGTTAGGTTAGATTTGGCGATTCACGGCGtttcaaaatcaaatatcaaGCAGGTAACAACACAAGATTTCGAAGTGCAAGGTAGAGGGGTGCATGTTGAGAGAAGAGAGAGTGTGAGGCTAGAGAAAAGTTGATTATGTGGTtgattttgttatattaatattggCCCCGCAAGGGTACTCTATTTGCAACCACTTGCaactaaatataatattcaacagattttttcaaaattgcatTTCTGGTTGATTATAAGGTTACTAATAGTTGCAAATATGATTGCAGACGCAACCGGCGTatattttgcaatttttttgaaagatggtatttttacaatttgttttaaaaattacagtaattttgtaaaaattcttttaaatatgGGTGTATATGAAAAAACCCCTTAAAAGTATCTTTATAAAAATCTAATTCAAGTCTATTTTaatcttttatattattttttaagaaagtattagcataatattaaaataatgaattgGATATAAGGATTTCGATTTTTCTATCGAATTAATTGCTGGGATATTTGAAGtacataaaaaacaaaattatattttatacttatatcAGATAGGTTAAAAGTatctttataaaaattaattcaagtctattttaatattatttattatttttttaaaaatattagcataatattaaaataatgaattgGATATAAGGATTTGTTAAGTTGTATgtgtaaaatattttctaaaatcgtattgggaattagcggttagcgaATTGAATTAGATGATTTGACTAGGTGATTAAGCAAATGTTTTGACtagtaaaaaataaattgatctAGCAATTGTCGTAAAATTGTTTGACATATAGctaatttgattaatattttctgacacaaaccaccAAAGCCTTTGACTCAAAAAATTCTTAagataattttttcaaaattaacctTTTGGATCTAAATCTTTATTTCAGTGCaataactatcaaacactaatattaaCGGATTTTAGTGATCATATCTCTAAAACACTTCGAACCTCTAATTTGATCAGAACCTCTGACTTTCAAACAAAGTCAATATATTTATTCCGATGATATTGATTATATCaattgattatattataaatatagcgGTCCAACATTTTTGTGACCTtgtctaaaattataaataatattatgtgattgaggaataatttttgatgaaattatcTATATTTCTCGTTTTTAATTAGCTAGGTTAGTGATTAGCTATTTaaattcctctttttttttacgAATATTTAACCCTTTTTTTGATAAGTGTTTTTCTTGAATTACTCtgacaaattaaaatttagctTAATACCTGCGTTACTACCGTTGTAGTTGGTGATTTTTCTTCCCTCCAGTACTAAACTATACGCACAGAATACGATATATAACAATGTgataaaccctaaaaccccAAATCACAAAACATGCAATCCCTCCCATTCTTCTCCATTTCCCGTTGtttttcatcttcttcactcaCTCCCAACCTCCTCAGGCTCAAATCCCTCTACAAAATCCCAGCTCACAGAAGACCCAGAGCAATCCAAGAAGCTCAGAAAGTACTTACAGATTACTTACATGATACCAAGAACTTGCCTTTCACTTTTGCAGAGCACATTGGCAACAACTCCCTGCTTTCTCTCATTCAAATCATCTCCAAAGTTGATTACTCTCCTAAAGAATTTAAAGGGTCGCTCAGGAGGTTCTTGAGGTACCACCCCATTGATGAATTCTTGTTTTTTTATGAGAGTATTGGTGTTAGTTATGATAAAATTGTGGGTTTTTTGCCTGCTGGTAAGATGTTCTTGTCTGAGGATTGTCGGGTTTTTGATGTTGCTTGTTGGTTGTGGGGGTTTGGGTTTCCTTGGGATAAGTTGGGGGAGTTGTGTAAAGAGGGGGTTTTTGAGAGGGAATTGTGTGAGTTGAATGAAAGGCTTGTGGGGTTGAAGGAGTATGGGTTTAGTAATGTGATGGTTATTGGGATTTGTTTGGCTTTTCCGTGTGTGTTGAGTGGGAAATGTGAGGATTGTGGTGGGTTGTTTGATGATTTGAAAAGGGTTTTTGTTGATTATGATTTGGTTAGTTGTGTGGAGGAAAATGTGGATTGTTGGTTTGAAGTTTGTAAGAAAATTAGGATATTTTACGACTTGGGTTGTGTGAAGGGTGAGATGGGGGAATTGATGGGTACATGTAAAAATGTTTTCGTTGAGTATTCGGAAGAATGTTTTGCTCAAAAAGTTGAATTTTTTAGAAAGCTAGATGTTGGTAAGGAGGAAGTAGGGTACTTGCTTCTTTCCAAACCGGAGATTTTAGGATTTGATCTTCAGACTCCCTATATTTCGGTTTCTggggttttgaaatatttgggGTTGGAAGAAAACATATTAAGATCTGTTATGGAAAATTTCCCTCATGTATTTGGTAGAAATAGACTTTCAAATTTGCCTCGTGTGATGAGATCTTTGAATATGCATAAGTGGTTTTTTTGTAAGATAAGAAATGGAGACCATAATTTGTTAGCTAGCTATGTTATTGGCAGTCCCGAGGAGGACTTAGATCAACATTATCTTGATAACTTGCTAACCATCCAGGGCTCAAGGTACCATGTCCATACACTAGAAAAATTGGAATTTCTACACAGTATCGGGTTTGCTGAGAATAAATGTACGGTAAAGATATTAAATCAGATTCGTGGTCCTGGTCATGATCTAAAAGAGCGAGTTGATTGCCTTCTTCAATGTGGGGTAGAATTTCATAAGCTTTGTAAGATGATTCGCGACTCCCCCAAGATTCTTAACCAACAGAAAGAAGCAATCGAGCAAAAAGTTAAATACCTTTGCGAGGATATCGGCCATTCATTAGAGGACCTTGAAGCTTTCCCTGCCTATTTGTGCTACAACTTGGAAAAGCGAATAAAACCGAGATACAGTTTCCATACGTGGCTTAAAAAAAATGGTCTTTGTACAGAAGAATATGCTATTCCTAGCATAATTGCTACTAGTGAGAAAAATTTCATCTCTCGCATATATCGCATGCATCGAGCTGCTCCGAAGTTGTGGCTGGAGCGTTACTCAAACAAAGAGCTTGGCCAATCCCAGGAGTGTCTTGTAAACTTAGAAGCCTAACCATTACAATTTACAGGTGAGTTACAATCGCTTGTAACTAGGAAATGTGAATACTAGGGAGAGAGATTAATTGCTATGGTTGCAAAATGCCATGTTTTGGGCAATATTATAGTAGATGTTTACATTCAGCAACCATGATACGTGTAACTTGATGTTGTGAAGCTGttcgattttgaatttttttaaaatgatattataccattcaagcatatatatacacatgtcGAGATCAACATTCAGCTGATTTTTCATTCCAAAACTAATACTATTTTGGTGAATGGCGGGACTTTCTGAGTTAAGTTGTCATCTTTTGAGTACTTgcagttttttttttggctCGACAGAAGGTAATTGCAGTTTAGTGATTATAGATCTTCTGCTATTGAGTCATTTTTCCAGTTTATGGACCCTATCAGATCATAAGTCCTTTGGGACAATAGTTTCCTGTAATCTAAAACTAGTTTATTCCAGATCTTGTAATGGCCTTTGGTAATGTCATCTGAAAAGTGCTTTAACATAGGACTATAGGAGTAAAATTGGTGCTTTAATAAACTCAGGAAGAATGTAAATGTTCTATTACATGCATATACCAAATTTGATCgataaaaaaatccaaaaactcTCATGATATTTTTTTCACTCGGCATAATTGTCAAAATGTTAGACATAGCCACAACACTAGGTTGTCAAAATGTCAAGAACACGATTCAAATTTCTAATGTGCGTCATTATTTGGTTCATTCTCATCTTCAATTTCATGAACACGACTCAGATCAATGATGCTTGAGTTATGGTTTTGAAATGTTAACCATCTTCGATTCATTACCATGATACTACAAACCGACGATGCCTAAGTCGTGATTTTGATacattcttcttcttcaattcaTTAAAACGACTCAAATCTCGACACCCTGCAGG
This genomic window from Daucus carota subsp. sativus chromosome 7, DH1 v3.0, whole genome shotgun sequence contains:
- the LOC108196593 gene encoding cationic amino acid transporter 9, chloroplastic, yielding MRDEDARFSFFSKFWSSALRAKTLASPKDSSSGRTDGLIRRLGLLDLILLGIGASIGAGIFVVTGTVAHDAGPGVTISFILAGASCVLNALCYAELASRFPAVVGGAYLYSYTAFNELTAFLVFAQMMLDYHIGAASIARSLSSYVVTILELIPFLKDNIPSWVGHGSEEMFGAISFNILAPVLLVLLTLILCQGVGESSMVNSLMTITKVVIVVIVIIVGAFEVDVSNWTPFAPNGYKAVFTGATVVFFAYVGFDAVANSAEESKRPQRDLPLGIIGSLLICIVLYIGVCLVLTGMVPYYSLGADAPLAEAFTSKGLKYVSVLISVGAVAGLTTTLLVGLYVQSRLYLGLGRDGLLPPVFAKVHPTHHTPIHSQVWVGIVAIILAGLFDVQVLSHILSVGTLTGYSVVSACVITLRWTDKPASQASARWQPNRMEGILCLVLISCCGFAAGLFYRFSAALPFPIIAIFIAVLAITGLFFRQAYTDPPGFSCPWVPVVPALSILFNMFLFAQLHYEAYLRFVILSTIAIFIYALYGQYHANPSSEKTIYHRAPTDDVQ
- the LOC108194172 gene encoding phosphatidylglycerophosphate phosphatase PTPMT2; the protein is MYILELNDSGGDESCVVLNSKRALVGAGARALFYPTLLYNVVRNKIQPQFRWWDRVDEFILLGAVPFPADVQRLKELGVHGVVTLNEPYETLVSTSLYDAHGINHLVIPTRDYLFAPCYGDIRQAVDFIHNNASRGKTTYVHCKAGRGRSTTVVLCYLVEHKQMTPTVAYEYVRSIRPRVRLASSQWQAVQDYYQRWKERYICTSSTDTTLSCSEKTNFEAFDDSCMVLVSKSDIEGYELSLNSNVVYNKLTELSVACRVQLTSQAAIARLSCTWLRIHGHKFWRKKLQSSIGNDQQSSVRFDLQVC
- the LOC108194134 gene encoding transcription termination factor MTEF18, mitochondrial, whose protein sequence is MQSLPFFSISRCFSSSSLTPNLLRLKSLYKIPAHRRPRAIQEAQKVLTDYLHDTKNLPFTFAEHIGNNSLLSLIQIISKVDYSPKEFKGSLRRFLRYHPIDEFLFFYESIGVSYDKIVGFLPAGKMFLSEDCRVFDVACWLWGFGFPWDKLGELCKEGVFERELCELNERLVGLKEYGFSNVMVIGICLAFPCVLSGKCEDCGGLFDDLKRVFVDYDLVSCVEENVDCWFEVCKKIRIFYDLGCVKGEMGELMGTCKNVFVEYSEECFAQKVEFFRKLDVGKEEVGYLLLSKPEILGFDLQTPYISVSGVLKYLGLEENILRSVMENFPHVFGRNRLSNLPRVMRSLNMHKWFFCKIRNGDHNLLASYVIGSPEEDLDQHYLDNLLTIQGSRYHVHTLEKLEFLHSIGFAENKCTVKILNQIRGPGHDLKERVDCLLQCGVEFHKLCKMIRDSPKILNQQKEAIEQKVKYLCEDIGHSLEDLEAFPAYLCYNLEKRIKPRYSFHTWLKKNGLCTEEYAIPSIIATSEKNFISRIYRMHRAAPKLWLERYSNKELGQSQECLVNLEA